In Streptomyces paludis, the genomic stretch GCCGCGCTCGCCGTCGCGCTCCTCGCCGCGCTCGTTCCCGCGCAGGCCCAAGCGGCGGCCCCCGTCCCCCCGCGCGACCGCCTCCAGCAGGACGCCGACGCCCTGCGCGACGCCGGGGTCACCGGGGTGTCCGTACGGCTGACCACGCCTCGGGGCGTACGCACCGTCCGCAGCGGCGTCGGTGATCCCGGCGCCGGGCAGCCGCCGCCGGTCAACGGATACCTGCGGCTCGGGAGTACGACGAAGACGTTCGTCGCGACCGTCCTGCTCCAGCTCGCCGGTGAAGGGCGGCTGTCCCTCGACGACACCGTGGACCGGTGGCTGCCGGGCGTGGTCCGGGGCGCCGGGAACGACGGGCGCCGGATCACCCTGCGTCAGCTGCTCCAGCACACCAGCGGGGTGCCGGACTACATCGGTGATGTGGTCCCGGACTTCAGCGCCCGGGGATATCTGCAGAACCGTTCGACCACCCACACCTCGGCGCAGCGCGTCGCCTTCGCGATGACCCATCCGCCCGCCTTCGCGCCCGGCACCCGCTGGGAGTACTCCAACACCAACTACATCCTGCTCGGGATGGCGATCGAGGCGGTCACCGGCCGCTCCTGGGAGCAGGAGGTACGGGCCAGGATCATCCGTCCCCTGCGTCTCACCCACACCTACTCCCCCGGCAACGACCCCGCGCTCCCCCGCCCCCACGCCCGGAACCACCAGCAGTTCGAGCCGGCCGGACCGATGACCGACACCACGCTCGCCTATCTCCCCTTCGACGGGGACGCCGACGGTGCGCTGATCAGTACGGCGGCGGACACCAACGCGTTCTTCGCCGCGCTGCTCGGCGGGCGGCTGCTGGCGCCCGCCCAGCTCGCCGAGATGCGCCGGACCGTCGCCGTACCCGACGAGCACGGCGCCGTCCCCGGCGCGCGGCATGGGCTCGGCCTCCGCTGGACGCCGCTGACCTGCGGCGGCGGGTACTGGGGACACAGTGGCACCGGTATCGGCTACATGGTGTGGCCCGCCGTGATGAGCAGGACGGACAGGACAGGCGCGACGGGCAAG encodes the following:
- a CDS encoding serine hydrolase domain-containing protein; amino-acid sequence: MPATPSNTKRRISDRATRRTNRPADRRTTRRTTRRSAAALAVALLAALVPAQAQAAAPVPPRDRLQQDADALRDAGVTGVSVRLTTPRGVRTVRSGVGDPGAGQPPPVNGYLRLGSTTKTFVATVLLQLAGEGRLSLDDTVDRWLPGVVRGAGNDGRRITLRQLLQHTSGVPDYIGDVVPDFSARGYLQNRSTTHTSAQRVAFAMTHPPAFAPGTRWEYSNTNYILLGMAIEAVTGRSWEQEVRARIIRPLRLTHTYSPGNDPALPRPHARNHQQFEPAGPMTDTTLAYLPFDGDADGALISTAADTNAFFAALLGGRLLAPAQLAEMRRTVAVPDEHGAVPGARHGLGLRWTPLTCGGGYWGHSGTGIGYMVWPAVMSRTDRTGATGKTSKGSTGGGLTAVTVSVHSRPGDEDTAVRQLKGVIDLVDHALCAAPHHR